The Ornithinimicrobium sufpigmenti genome includes the window GATCCACGTCAGCGGCACCACCGCCACCGGGCCGGACGGCACCGCGTCACCGGTCGGTGACGTGCACGGCCAGACCCTCGCGGCGCTGCGGCGCAGCGTGGAGGCGGTGACCGCCCTCGGCGGCACCCGGTCCGACGTGGTGCGCAGCCGGATCTACCTCGTCCCGGGCAGCGACTGGGAAGCGGCTGGCCGCGCGCACGCGGAGGTCCTGGGGGATGTCGCCCCGGCGAACACCACCCTGTACGTGCACAGCCTCGTCGGTCCGCAGTTCCTCGTCGAGGTCGAGCTGGACGCGCACTGCGGGGGTACGTCATGAGCCCGCTGCGGTTCAGCGTCCGGGTGAACAACGACGTGCCGGCCGCCGAGCTGATCGAGCTGGCGCGCGCGGTCGAGGACGCGGGGTTCGACCAGCTGTGGGTCTCCAACGACCTGTTCCTCCGCTCCGCACCCGCCCTGGTCGGGCGGCTCAGCGCGCACACCAGCCGCCTCCACCTGGGGATCGGCGTGGTCAACCCCTACTCCATGCACACGGCCGAGATCGCGATGGCGGCCGCGACGCTGCAGGAGCTGACGCAGGGCCGCTTCCTGCTGGGGCTGGGCGCCGGCGCCGCCGAGTTCCTGGGCTGGGTGGGCCTGCACCAGGACAGCCCTCTCGCCGGGTCCCGGCGGGCGCTGGAGGAGCTGACCGCCGCACGGCACGGGCAGGTTCCTGCCGGTTGGAACCGGGCCGCCCACCTGCGTTTCGAGGCGGCGCCCTTCCCGGTCTACGTCGGGGCCATGGGCCCCCGGATGCTGGCGCTGGCGGGCGAGCTGGCCGACGGGGCGCTTCCGCTGCTCTACCCCCCGGAGCACTACGCCGCTGCCGCGGCGCAGATCGCCAGGGGTGCGGAGCGGGCCGGTCGGCCGGTGGAGGAGCTGGACATCGCCGCCTGTATCTGGGTCTCGATCGATGACGACCCGGAGCGGGCGGCGCGGCCGCTGGCCGAGAAGATCGCCTACTACGGCGCGTCTTTCTCCCCCGTCCTGCTGCAGCAGGCCGGCCTGACCCCGGCGGACTTCGCCCCCATCCAGCAGGCGATGAACGAGGGCCGCAGCGAGGAGGGGATCGCGATGGTGACCGAGACGATGCTGCAGCTGGGGATCGCCGGCACGACCCAGGACGTCGTCGAGCGCTGCCGGGGCCTGGTCGCCCGAGGTGCCCGGCACCTCTCCTTCGGCCCGCCTCTCGGTCCGGACCTGCTGCAGGCGGTCGACCGGCTGGGCTCGGAGGTCCTCCCGGCTCTCCGAGCCCAGCCCGAGGTCAGCCGTTGACCTGGACCGCCTCGACCCTGACGTAGGTGCGGGGGTCGACGATGACGTTGCCGACGTTCTGGCTGTGCACGGTGTGCGTCAGGCCGTACCACATCGGGATGACCGGCATGTCCTCCAGCAGCACGTCCTCCGCCTCCTGGTAGAGGGAGGCCGCCTCGTCGGCGTCCGCCGCGGCGTTGGCGGCCGTGATCAGCTCGTCGAACTCGGGGTTGCTGTACTCCATGTTGTTCGACGGTGCGTCCGTGGTGTAGATCGGCTCCATCGCGTACTGCGGGCTGGGGTAGCTCAGCACCCAGCCCAGCCGGAACGGGCCGGCCACCTCACGGGCCAGCAGCAGGTCGAGGTACTGGGCGAACTCCAGCGACTCGAAGGTGACGCTGTCGATGGGCAGGTGCTGCTGCCACATGTTCGCCACCGCCTCGGTCCACTCCTCGTGCCCCGCGCCGGAGTTGTACCAGATCGTCAGCTCGGAGGGGCCGCCGGCCGCCTCGTACAGCTCGGCCGCCGCCTCCGGGTCGAACTCGCAGTACTGGCAGGCGTCACCGCGGTACTCCGGCAGCACCGGCGGGATGACCCCCGTGGCCTGGGTCAGGGACCCGTTGAAGACGGTCTCGATGATCGCCGGACGGTCGATCGCCATGGAGAGGGCGTGCCGCACGTCCGGGTGGTCATACCCCTCGACGTGCATCGGCATACCCAGGTAGGTGAAGCTGCTGCTCGCGGACTCCACGACCTGGCCGGCGAAGTCGGAGTCGACGCTCGGCAGCCGCTCCGGCGGGATCCCCGACAGGATGTCCAGCTCCCCGGCCTGCGCGTCGAGGTATGCGGTGTTGAGGTCGCTGTAGATGCGCCACTGGATGCGCTCGGCGACCCCGGGCTCCTCGCCCGGCCAGTCCTCGTAGCGGACCATCGAGATCTGGACGTCGTGCTCCCAGGCGCCGTCCATCATGTACCGGCCGTTGCCGATCGGCTCTTCCTGGAAGGCGTTGATGTCCTCGAACGCCACCTCCGGCAGCGGGTAGAAGGCGGTGTAGCTGAGCAGGGAGGGCAGTGGGGAGAACGGCTCGGTGAGGGTGATCTCCAGGGTGGTGTCGTCGGGGGCGCTCACCCCGGACAGCTCGGTGGCCCCGCCCTCGGTGACCTCGGTGTAGCCCTCGATCTTGTCGAAGAAGGAGACCGCCTCCTGGGCGTTCTCCGGGTTCACGATCCAGTTCCAGGTGTCGACGAAGGTCTGCGCCGTGACGGGGTCGCCGTTGTGGAAGGTGAAGTCGTCGCGCAGGGTGAAGGTCCAGGTCTGTGCGTCCTCGGTCTCCCAGTCGGTCGCCACCATGCCGACCACCTCACCGGTGTCGTAGTCCACGGTGGTCAGGCCGCTGAAGAGCTGGTCCATGACCCGGCCGCCGCAGACCTCACCCTGGGCGCCGGTGTTGAGGGACCGGGGCTCGCAGTTGTGGATGGTGAACGAGCCACCCGAGGCGGCTGCTGCCTCCTCCGACGTCTGCCCGGGCTCGTCGCCGGCGTCGGAACCGGTCTGCCCAGCCTCCGGTGCTGGGTCCGATGCCGGGTCCGGGTCCTCGTCCTGGCCGCTGCACGCGGCCAGCAGAAGCGCGGCCGCGGCCAGGGTGGCGATCGTCGGGCGGCGATATCCGGGGGTGGGTGTCATGGGCAGCTCCTTCGCTGTGGCCCCGGCGGCACTCCCGTCCGGGATCGCGTCACCTTACAACGGGTCGTTCGGCCCGGTCAGCGGTCTGCGGGCGACGCGCCGTGCAGCCGCTCGAGCAGCTCGGCGGTGAACCGGACGTGCTCGGCGAACAGCTCCAGCGAGCCCCGTTCGTCGGCCACGTGGATGCCGCCGCCCGGCTCCAGGGTGCCGGAGGGCGAGGCGACGGGGCAGCCGTACCGTTCGGTGAAGACGTGACCCGGGCCGGCGCCGGTCATCAGGGGGTAGAGCACGCACGAGCTGCGCACCGCCACCCACGCCTCGCGCACGTGGTCCACGAACGACGACGCGGGGTCCGTGTAGGCCGGGGGGATGGCCCGCACCCGACGGACGTGGACCCGCGGGTCCGTCTCGTGGATGAGTGTCGTCAGGGCGTCCTGGACCTCGTCGACGTCCAGGCCGGGGACGATGCCGACGCGCAGCGACAGCGAGGCCGAGGACGGGATCGAGGTGCGGACCTGGGCCGTCTCGGGCATCGAGGCGAGGGTGATCCGGGGCGTGTAGATGAAGTCGCTCGTCAGCTGGTCGATCTGCGCCTGCGTGTGGCCGGCCCGGCTCTTGCCGACCTCGTCCCAGGGCAGCTGGATGCCGGACTGTGCCAGGGCCGTCCGGTCCGGCGTGACCGGCTGCTGCTGCAGGCGGTCGAGCAGTGCGGCCGGGTAGGGCCCGAGCAGCGGCGCGACGACCCGCAGCAGGTCGGCGACCGGGTCCTCGACGATGGCGGCGTAGGAGGGGTGGATGGGCTTGCGGGCCTCCTCGCGGGTGAGCTCGAGCTCCAGCGCCCCCCGGCTGCCCAGTCCGACGACGGCGCCGCCGCCGGTCTCGCGCAGGTAGCTCTCCCAGAGGACGCCCTCGGGACGGGCGCCCGGCAGCAGCTGGTCCAGGGCAGTGCCGAGGCCGGGACTGCCGACCTCCTCCGCCCCGTCCAGCACGAGATGGATGGTGCAGGTCGGCGGGGAGGTCAGTGCGGAGGCGGCCCACGCCTGGTGCAGCACGGCGATCCGCGCCGCGACGTCCGCCTTGTCGTCGCAGGCTCCCGGTCCGTACAGGTACCCGTCGGCCTCGACCGCCGCGTGCGGCTCGTGCGTCCAGTCGGCGGGATCGGTCTGCACCACGTCGTAGTGCTGGTAGAAGACGTACTCCGGGCCGTCCTGGCTGGTCCCCTCGAAGGTCGCGCAGACCACCGGCCCGTGCCCCGCCACCTCGGCGAGCCGGACCTCCCGGGCCGGTCCCGCGCGGAGGAGGTCGACGAGCTGGTGCGCCAGTGCGGTGCAGGCCTCGGCGTCGGTGGACGGGCTGGGGGTCGCGATGAGCCGGCGCCACAGCGCCGTGGCCTCGGGCAGGGCAGCCTCGGCGACGACGGCGGCGGACGGCGCCCGAGTCAGGTCGCCGCTCAGGTCGCCGCTCAGGTCGCCGCTCATGTCGCCGCGACCGGCGTCAGCTCGAAGGGGTGCTCGGTGAGGACCTCGTTGCCGTCCTCGGTCAGCACGATGCAGTCCTCCAGGCGGACCCCGCCGAAGCCCTGGCGGTAGCAACCGGGCTCTACCGCCAGGATCTCGCCCGCCTGGAGCACCGTGTCGTTCTGGTTCAGCGCCGGGAACTCGTGGATGTCCAGCCCGATCCCGTGACCGAGGGAGTGGAAGTAGCCCTCGAGCAGCACCTCGCCCGGCTGACGGTCCAGCTGGGTGCGGAAGCCTGCCTGGGCGATCGGCTCCGCGGAGATGCGGTGCAGCTCGGCGGCGGTGATCCCCGGCCGGGCGTGCTCGATGACGAGGTCGTAGGACTGTTTGACGACCTCGTAGTAGGTCCTCAGCTCATCGTTCACCTCGCCGTGCACGAAGGTCCGGGTGACGTCGGAGTAGATCCCGGTCGCCAGGTCGCGCGGGCAGATGTCGACGGTGACGGGCTCACCGGTGCGGATGGTCCCGGAGCCGGAGTGGTGACCGATGCAGGTCTGCGGACCGTGGGCGACGATCATCTCCGAGCCCTCGCAGCCCAGGTCGAGCCAGACGTGCCGGATGGCCACCTTGAGCCGCTCACAGGTCAACGGCTCACCCTCCAGGTAGAGCCGGCCGCCCTCGCGCACGTCGGCCCGTGCGAGGGCGTCGGAGACCAGGGACACGCCGGCCATGGCGGCCCGCCCGGCCCGTCTGGCCCCCTCGACCTGGGTGTCGGACTTGCGCCGGCGGCGCTCGACGAAGAGGTCGGCGGCCACCTCCAGGCCCACCCCCAGGGCGCGGAGCTCGTCAGCGAGTGCCACCGGGAAGTCCGGTGGCACCGCCAGCGCGCTCGCGCCGAGATCGCGCAGCGCCTCGGCATACAGCTCGGCGTTGCCCGCACCCGGCCGCACCCCTGGCCGGCCCGAGAGGGCCTCGATGGTGTGCACCCGCAGGCCTGGCACCGCCTCCATCCGCTGGGACTCCAGGGCCCGGACGACCACGGCGCGGGCGCCGGCGGACTCGAGCACGGGCACGGACTCGAGGTACAGGAACGGGTCAGCGACCGAGTGCTCGATCCCCTGGCGCATGTTCGGGTCCGCAGTGGAGGCATGGACGGCGAGAAACCTGGTCAAGGCGCATCCTCTCGGTCGACTGCCGGACGACGCTGGTCCCGGCCCGCTGAACGTTAGCAAGCCGCGGCCGGAAGACGCGGCAGGCGACGAGCGCCCTGAGAGTCGGCTGGATGCTTCCTGGCCGCGGCACCCAGGAGCGGCGCGTAACGTCGCCCGGATGCGACCCACCACGCCCGTCCGCCTGTCGGCCCTCGCGCTCGCCGGCGCCCTGATCCTCGGTGGCTGCTCGGACTCCTCGTCTGACACCGCCCCGACCGGCGACAACGCCGGCACCACGGCGACGGAGGGCTCCTCGGCCACAGCTGGCCCCGGTGGCGACCCGGTGGACGGCTCCGTCGAGTCCGGTGACTCCGCGCCCGACCAGGCCTCGGTCACGCTCGACACCGAGGACCTGCCCGACCCGGTCGCCGAGGTCAACGGGGAGCAGATCAGCAAGGACGCCTTCCTGACCGCCTTCGAGACGCAGCGGGACGGCGCCCGGCAGCAGGCCGAGATGAGCGGCATGCCGGTCGACGAGACCGCGCTGCGCGACGACGTCCTCGACCTGCTGGTGGACTCCGAGCTGCTGGAGCAGGAGAGCGAGCGGCTTGGCCTGACGGCGACCGAGCAGGAGATCGACGCCGAGCTCGAGACGCTCGCCGGGCAGGCCGGCACCCCGTCCACCGACGAGCTGCTGGCTCTGCTCGCGGAGCAGGGCTTCGACGAGGAGGCGGTGCGCGAGGAGCTCGGGCGCGTCGTCCTCGTCGACAAGCTCGTCGAGGAGCGCGGCGGCATCGAGGAGCCCGACGAGCAGGAGCTCAAGGACTACTACGAGGAGCTGACCGGCCAGTCCGCCGACGAGGAGCAGGCCACGAGCGACCCCGGCGCCCCCGGCTACGACGAGCTGCGCGACATGCTGGCGGACCAGCTGGTCCAGGAGCAGGAGTTCGCCTCACTCACGGCCCTGCTGGAGGAGCTGCGGCAGGACGCCGACATCGTCACCCACCTCTGAGCGGCGCCGCCTCCGGGTCGAGCAGGTCGGCCAACCCGGGCGGCACGAGGGTGGGTAGCCCGGGACCGCCCCAGGGACGCCATACCCCCACGTCGGTCGGGGCGTCCAGGACCGGGAAGGGTCCCTCCCCCAGGAGCCGGTCGTCGCACAGCCGCGCCGCGTGGACGACGGCCCACTCGTGCCCCGGGGCGCCGTTGAAGGTGAACAGGCTCTCGATCACCGCCAGTCGCTCACCGACCTCCACCTCGGTGGCGAACTCCTCGCGCATCTCCCGGCGGAGCGCCTCCTGGGCCGTCTCACCGAACTCGATGCCTCCGCCGGGCGGACGGTGCAGCACCAGCCCACGCGCGGAGTCGATGAACTCGGTCATCAGGTACGCCCCGGTCTGGGGGTGCCGCACGAGCGCCAGCGCCAGGACCCGGATGCGGCCAGGCGGGACGTAGTCGGACGGCTGAGCCGCGGTCATCCGCCGGCGAGCGCCCGGACCACCCTGGAGGGCGCCGGACGGCCCAGCTGCTCGGCCATCCAGGTGCTGGCCGCGACCAGCTGGGTCAGGTCGGCGCCGTGCTCGATGCCCAGACCGTCCAGCGCCCAGACGAGGTCCTCGGTGGCCAGGTTGCCGGTCGCGGACCGGGCGTAGGGGCAGCCGCCGAGGCCGCCGGTGGAGGCGTCGACGACCCGGACCCCTCGGCGGATCGCGGCCATCGTGTTGGCCAGGGCCTGGCCGTAGGTGTCGTGGAAGTGGACGGCGGTCTGGTCCGGCCCGATGCCGGCGTCGTCGAGGGCGTCGAGCAGGCGCAGCACGTGGCCCGGTGTGCCGACCCCGATGGTGTCGCCGAGAGAGAGCTGGTCGCAGCCCAGGTCCATCAGCCGTTGGCAGACGTCGACCACCTGCTCGACCGGCACCGGGCCCTCCCACGGGTCGCCGAAGCACATCGAGACGTAGGCGCGCACCCAGGCACCCGCGTCGAGCGCGCGCTTGACCACGGGGGCGAACATCTGGACCGACTCGGCGACGGAGCGGTTGAGGTTCTTGCGCGCGAAGGTCTCGGTGGCGCTGCCGAAGATGGCCACGGAGGTGACGCCGCACTCCACGGCCCGGTCCAGGCCGCGCTCGTTGGGCACCAGCACGGGCCGCTGCTGACCCAACCCCTGCGCCCCGAGCAGCTCGAGCAGCTCCTCGGCGTCGCCCAGCTGCGGGACCCATTTCTGCGGCACGAAGCTGGTCAGCTCGACCGTCTCCAGACCCGCCGCGAGCAGGCGACGGACGAACTCGGCCTTGACCTCGACGGGCACCGCCGTCTTCTCGTTCTGCAGCCCGTCGCGGGGGCCGACCTCGTAGATCGTCACCCGGTCGGGCATCCCCGGCATCGGCTCGGTCATCGGCAGCGACGGCGTGGTCATGTGACCATCCTCCCGCATCTCGGACGGCATCTCGGACGGCATCTAGGTCGAGGGCTCTCGACCGACCGGCTGCCGCGGCTCCGGCAGGAGCGGCTCGGGCACCACCAGCGGGCGGGTGACGGGGGCACCGACGTCGACCTGCACCTGGGTCCCGTCGATGCGCACGGTCACCGGTCCCTCGCCCCGCCGGACGGACACGGTGGTGCCGTCCCGCGTCGTCTCCACGCGCAGCAGGGTGCCCCGCCAGGTCACGTGGTATGCCGTGCGCTCCAGCCCTGCGGGCAGGCGCGGGGCGAGCTCGAGCTCGGGCTGGTCGTCGCGCAGACCGCCCAGCCCCTGGACCAGCGCGAGCCAGGACCCGGCGACAGCCGCCAGGTGCAGGCCGTTCCCGGTGTCGCCCTGGACGTCGCGCAGGTCGACGAGGGCGCACTCGCGCAGGTAGCGCAGGGCCAGGTCCAGATGACCGGCGTGGGCGCAGACCACCGCCTGGACGGCCGCCGAGAGGGAGGAGTCGCGCACGGTGCGGGCCTCGTAGTAGTCCAGGTCGCGGGCCACCTGGTCGTCGGTGAAGTCCTCCCGGCACCACCACAGCGCCAGGGCCAGGTCGGCCTGCTTGAGCACCTGGCGGCGGTAGATCTTGGCGTAGTGGTGGTGCTGCTGCAGCGGGTAGCTGTCCCGGTGGTCCTCGAACCGCCACTCCCGGTAGGTGGTGAACCCGGTGTTCGACGGGTGCACGCCCAGCCGGTCGTCCCACGGGACGTGCACGCGGCGGGCCGCGTCCCGCCAGCGCTCGACCTCCTCCGCCTCGACCCGCAGCTGCTCCGCGAGCGCCGGCTCGTGCTCCACCGCCTCGGCCGCGCGGACCAGGTTGCGCCGGGCCATGAGGTTGGTGAAGACGTTGTCGTCGACGACACCGGTGTACTCGTCGGGACCGGTCATCCCCAGCAGGTGCCAACCACCGTCCGCGTCCTCGTGCCCCATCGACATCCACAGCCGCGCGGTCTCGACCAGGACCTCGAGGACCGACAGGTCACCGAACCGGGACGCGGTGACGTTGTGGTGCAGCCAGAAGGCGCGGGCGATGTCGGCGTTGACGTGCATGGCCGCGGTGCTGGCGGGCCAGTAGGGCGAGCACTCGCGGCCGTCGATGGTCCGCCAGGCGAAGGAGGCCCCCTGCAGGTCGAGCACCTCGGCGCGGTGCCGTGCCTCGTCCAGGGTCGCTGCCCGCCAGCGCAGCAGCTCGGCCGCGGCCTGCGGCCGCAGCAGGCTCAGCGCGGGGACCACGAAGCCCTCGACGTCCCAGAAGGTGTGGCCGTCGTAGCCCAGCCCGGTCAGCCCCTTGGCCCCGACCGGCGCCCCGCTGATCCTGGCGGCAGCGCAGAACAGCTGGAACAGTCCATAGCGCAGGGCCTGCTGCAACGCCATGCTGTCGTCGTCCCCGTCGACCTCGACGTCGGCGCTCTCCCAGAACTCCTCGAGCACCGCCCGCTGCTCCTCCAGCAGCCGGTCCCAGCCCCGGTCCAGGGCCGAGGCCACGGCCGCCTCGGCGACGTCGAGCTGGCCGTCGGGCTGCCCGTCCCGCTGCCAGGCGTAGCCCAGCACCTTGGTGAGCACCACCTCCTCCCCCGCCGCCAGGTCCGCGCTGACCGTCGTGCGGAGGGCGTGGTCGCGCAGCTCGGTGCCCTCCACCTCGCCGCCCTCGACCGTGTGGTCGACGACCGCGGCGGCCGCGATCCCGGACCGGTGCGTGCACCCCGCCATCCCGCCGCCGCTGCGGTGGTGGTGGTCGGCCATCAGCTCGAACGGCTCCGACAGCGCCTCGGCCACCCGCGGGTCCCCCTTGGTCACCGCCGGCCGGCCCACCATCCGCGCCAGCTCCGAGCTCAGGACGACGTGCGCCGGGCCGTCGACCG containing:
- a CDS encoding Rid family hydrolase → MDGATDRFADELGTRQTFRDGHGWEESAGYARAVRVGSWIHVSGTTATGPDGTASPVGDVHGQTLAALRRSVEAVTALGGTRSDVVRSRIYLVPGSDWEAAGRAHAEVLGDVAPANTTLYVHSLVGPQFLVEVELDAHCGGTS
- a CDS encoding LLM class flavin-dependent oxidoreductase; protein product: MSPLRFSVRVNNDVPAAELIELARAVEDAGFDQLWVSNDLFLRSAPALVGRLSAHTSRLHLGIGVVNPYSMHTAEIAMAAATLQELTQGRFLLGLGAGAAEFLGWVGLHQDSPLAGSRRALEELTAARHGQVPAGWNRAAHLRFEAAPFPVYVGAMGPRMLALAGELADGALPLLYPPEHYAAAAAQIARGAERAGRPVEELDIAACIWVSIDDDPERAARPLAEKIAYYGASFSPVLLQQAGLTPADFAPIQQAMNEGRSEEGIAMVTETMLQLGIAGTTQDVVERCRGLVARGARHLSFGPPLGPDLLQAVDRLGSEVLPALRAQPEVSR
- a CDS encoding peptide ABC transporter substrate-binding protein, which translates into the protein MTPTPGYRRPTIATLAAAALLLAACSGQDEDPDPASDPAPEAGQTGSDAGDEPGQTSEEAAAASGGSFTIHNCEPRSLNTGAQGEVCGGRVMDQLFSGLTTVDYDTGEVVGMVATDWETEDAQTWTFTLRDDFTFHNGDPVTAQTFVDTWNWIVNPENAQEAVSFFDKIEGYTEVTEGGATELSGVSAPDDTTLEITLTEPFSPLPSLLSYTAFYPLPEVAFEDINAFQEEPIGNGRYMMDGAWEHDVQISMVRYEDWPGEEPGVAERIQWRIYSDLNTAYLDAQAGELDILSGIPPERLPSVDSDFAGQVVESASSSFTYLGMPMHVEGYDHPDVRHALSMAIDRPAIIETVFNGSLTQATGVIPPVLPEYRGDACQYCEFDPEAAAELYEAAGGPSELTIWYNSGAGHEEWTEAVANMWQQHLPIDSVTFESLEFAQYLDLLLAREVAGPFRLGWVLSYPSPQYAMEPIYTTDAPSNNMEYSNPEFDELITAANAAADADEAASLYQEAEDVLLEDMPVIPMWYGLTHTVHSQNVGNVIVDPRTYVRVEAVQVNG
- a CDS encoding M20 family metallopeptidase, which codes for MSGDLSGDLSGDLTRAPSAAVVAEAALPEATALWRRLIATPSPSTDAEACTALAHQLVDLLRAGPAREVRLAEVAGHGPVVCATFEGTSQDGPEYVFYQHYDVVQTDPADWTHEPHAAVEADGYLYGPGACDDKADVAARIAVLHQAWAASALTSPPTCTIHLVLDGAEEVGSPGLGTALDQLLPGARPEGVLWESYLRETGGGAVVGLGSRGALELELTREEARKPIHPSYAAIVEDPVADLLRVVAPLLGPYPAALLDRLQQQPVTPDRTALAQSGIQLPWDEVGKSRAGHTQAQIDQLTSDFIYTPRITLASMPETAQVRTSIPSSASLSLRVGIVPGLDVDEVQDALTTLIHETDPRVHVRRVRAIPPAYTDPASSFVDHVREAWVAVRSSCVLYPLMTGAGPGHVFTERYGCPVASPSGTLEPGGGIHVADERGSLELFAEHVRFTAELLERLHGASPADR
- a CDS encoding M24 family metallopeptidase: MTRFLAVHASTADPNMRQGIEHSVADPFLYLESVPVLESAGARAVVVRALESQRMEAVPGLRVHTIEALSGRPGVRPGAGNAELYAEALRDLGASALAVPPDFPVALADELRALGVGLEVAADLFVERRRRKSDTQVEGARRAGRAAMAGVSLVSDALARADVREGGRLYLEGEPLTCERLKVAIRHVWLDLGCEGSEMIVAHGPQTCIGHHSGSGTIRTGEPVTVDICPRDLATGIYSDVTRTFVHGEVNDELRTYYEVVKQSYDLVIEHARPGITAAELHRISAEPIAQAGFRTQLDRQPGEVLLEGYFHSLGHGIGLDIHEFPALNQNDTVLQAGEILAVEPGCYRQGFGGVRLEDCIVLTEDGNEVLTEHPFELTPVAAT
- a CDS encoding SurA N-terminal domain-containing protein — protein: MRPTTPVRLSALALAGALILGGCSDSSSDTAPTGDNAGTTATEGSSATAGPGGDPVDGSVESGDSAPDQASVTLDTEDLPDPVAEVNGEQISKDAFLTAFETQRDGARQQAEMSGMPVDETALRDDVLDLLVDSELLEQESERLGLTATEQEIDAELETLAGQAGTPSTDELLALLAEQGFDEEAVREELGRVVLVDKLVEERGGIEEPDEQELKDYYEELTGQSADEEQATSDPGAPGYDELRDMLADQLVQEQEFASLTALLEELRQDADIVTHL
- a CDS encoding NUDIX domain-containing protein, with protein sequence MTAAQPSDYVPPGRIRVLALALVRHPQTGAYLMTEFIDSARGLVLHRPPGGGIEFGETAQEALRREMREEFATEVEVGERLAVIESLFTFNGAPGHEWAVVHAARLCDDRLLGEGPFPVLDAPTDVGVWRPWGGPGLPTLVPPGLADLLDPEAAPLRGG
- a CDS encoding hydroxymethylglutaryl-CoA lyase, giving the protein MTTPSLPMTEPMPGMPDRVTIYEVGPRDGLQNEKTAVPVEVKAEFVRRLLAAGLETVELTSFVPQKWVPQLGDAEELLELLGAQGLGQQRPVLVPNERGLDRAVECGVTSVAIFGSATETFARKNLNRSVAESVQMFAPVVKRALDAGAWVRAYVSMCFGDPWEGPVPVEQVVDVCQRLMDLGCDQLSLGDTIGVGTPGHVLRLLDALDDAGIGPDQTAVHFHDTYGQALANTMAAIRRGVRVVDASTGGLGGCPYARSATGNLATEDLVWALDGLGIEHGADLTQLVAASTWMAEQLGRPAPSRVVRALAGG
- a CDS encoding glycoside hydrolase family 65 protein yields the protein MTAADLEVDPWQVREPRIDVDPDRLAATESVFALSNGYLGVRGTLDEDTPSQLRGTYCSGVFETFPLSYPEGGYGHPEEGQALVSVADGTVIRTVADGTALDVTGVPPERHERTLDLRAGTLDRVVRWRLPSGTTLEVRSRRMVSLAERSVCLIRYAVRAVDGPAHVVLSSELARMVGRPAVTKGDPRVAEALSEPFELMADHHHRSGGGMAGCTHRSGIAAAAVVDHTVEGGEVEGTELRDHALRTTVSADLAAGEEVVLTKVLGYAWQRDGQPDGQLDVAEAAVASALDRGWDRLLEEQRAVLEEFWESADVEVDGDDDSMALQQALRYGLFQLFCAAARISGAPVGAKGLTGLGYDGHTFWDVEGFVVPALSLLRPQAAAELLRWRAATLDEARHRAEVLDLQGASFAWRTIDGRECSPYWPASTAAMHVNADIARAFWLHHNVTASRFGDLSVLEVLVETARLWMSMGHEDADGGWHLLGMTGPDEYTGVVDDNVFTNLMARRNLVRAAEAVEHEPALAEQLRVEAEEVERWRDAARRVHVPWDDRLGVHPSNTGFTTYREWRFEDHRDSYPLQQHHHYAKIYRRQVLKQADLALALWWCREDFTDDQVARDLDYYEARTVRDSSLSAAVQAVVCAHAGHLDLALRYLRECALVDLRDVQGDTGNGLHLAAVAGSWLALVQGLGGLRDDQPELELAPRLPAGLERTAYHVTWRGTLLRVETTRDGTTVSVRRGEGPVTVRIDGTQVQVDVGAPVTRPLVVPEPLLPEPRQPVGREPST